The following DNA comes from Acipenser ruthenus chromosome 58, fAciRut3.2 maternal haplotype, whole genome shotgun sequence.
TCTCTACAGGCGTTCGGAAGATCTCCCTCTGGGATTTGCAAACGTCTCTGAACTGCAAATTCATCGGAGGTGAACGCGCTGTTAATCTCAGGGCTCGGGTTCGAGGCCTGGAAACTGCTCGCTGCATCGGAGAGGCGATCAGCGCTGGCAGAACGGGCCTCCTCATCACAGGGGTCAGGGTTCAGCCCAGGAATCTCCTCTTTGATGGTGATCAGTTCTATCTGTGATATTTCCTCCTTGATGTACCTGGTTTCCATGGAGCTGGGGCTGGGATAGGAGAGTTGATTCACTGTGCCTGCGTCTTCAAAAGAGAAGGCAAACACTTAACAATGCTTTCTAGACACTTATTACCCAATAAACAATGCTTTTCCCAAAGTAAAGACACATTATGAAAACACATGATTTACAGCAAAActgtggccaaacattttgcatcaaattgaagaagggaactgtgaaaaagacctaggaatttatgttgactcagaaaatgtcttcatctagacaatgtggagaagctataaaaaaggccaacaagatgctcggatatattgtgagaagtgttgtatttaaatcaaggtaagtaatgttaaaactttacaatgcattagtaagacctcacctagaatattgtgttcagttctggtcacctcgttacaaaaaggatattgctgctctagaaagagtgcaaagaagagcgatcagaattatcccgggtttaaaaggcatgtcgtatgcagacagactaaaagaattgaatctattcagtcttgaacaaagaagactacacggcaatctgattcaaaatcctacaaggtatagacaatgtcgacccaggggacctttttgacctgaaaaaagaaacaaggaccaggggtcacaaatggagattagataaaggggcattcagaacagaaaataggaggcactttttttttaaacagagaattgtgagggtctggaaccaactccccagtaatgttgttgaagcttacaccctgggaccctttaagaagctgcttgatgagattctgggatcaataagctactaacaaccaaacgagcaagatgggctgaatggcctcctctcgtttggaaacaaACTCatgttgcttcatgaagtcgaatgctgaataatgttaacggATTGAATCACACACACCACTTCGAAGTTTTACacataacaaaaaactgacaagtgGAAAAACGTGACagttcgaaatctaacatgaaatactactgtactgctattatggcttccgggtGACATTTTTTTTGGCGAGATCAtcaattgtaggtgatgcaaactCTTGGCCACAGCTCTACAGTATTATACTGTAAACATGCAACACATTGTAATTGTTAAAACCACAGAAAAACTGCAGAGATTGGAGATCTGACAATACTTGTATATTTGCttagttttttaaattatatctcaATGCTTAAATTCTAGGGggggatgctaaacttttggccacagctgtacagtaccAACACAAAGTACAGCAACAGCAAATGATTTATAGCAAGACATTTTTGGCTGGTTTGTGCAACACCACAACAGCCGTGACATACAGAGaagcaagtcgctttggatacaagcgtctgctgaatgactcctTCATAAGAATGCTAATATATTCAAGGCTGAATTGTTACCCTGCAGAAAGATGATGTGTATTTGAAATCTAAGTGAACTCACCTCTCGGGTTTCTCGTTAGCCTCTCTGCGTTtcttcagttttgtaaacagcagcatCAACGAagtggagaaaataaataaaaaactcgGTACAGTCTAATCTTTTTCAACCACATTTAAAAACGTACTTTTTGGCGTTGGCTTGTTCTTGAGCTGGTTTGACTGGCCGGTGGCTTgtgatttattttatagtttttattgCAATGCATCCTGGGATGCTCCACACGAAGAGTTCTATATAAAAGCAAATTGGATTGTATGGAGAGAACATGTCCTGCATCAATGATCCTGTCCTGGATCAGTATTTTAACAACAGCGTCTCCTAAACGTGCCAACGGGGACTTTTGTCCAGCCCTAGCAAACCCCCTAAGGTACAgtcaagatttcttttttttatttttaaaaaaccgtCTGTGTGAACTCGCTTGAGAAgccaaaacaaacattcaagTATTATAAACTACAGctctagccaaaagttttgcatcagagCATTTGattaagacataattaaaaaataaattaataaacatttttttaacatcatgtaattaaagaaactacaaaatgatatcgcaaaagtctaccagaagccttaatagtagtataacattatttatattatataaagtttgagaaaaaggaaaacggctgtgtaccaaaatgatcaataagaaaaaagaaaaaatagagaaaaggatatttcaggtatttaaaaaggtagaataatttaTTACAATTTTTGTACAATTAtcaacgtcctgataattgatttgtaatcaattattctacctttttaaatacctgaaatatccttttctctctccatctatctatctatgtatgtatgtatgtatgtatgtatgtatgtatgtatgtatgtatgtatgtatgtatgtgtatgtatgtgtgtatatatatatatatatatatatatatatatatatatatatatatatatatatatatatatatatatatatatatatatatataatgtatgtatgtatctatgtatgtTATGGACCAATGCCAAAATCTGGCAGAAATGCCCGGACAGTTCTGAGTGCCCAGCTGCGGTGGGTTAGCTTTGAATTTTATGTAATTTCTGCATCTGCCCTGGCTGGTGAACTGCCCACAGGCACCCGGGCGAAGACAATTTAACAGATACAGTCTAATACAAACAGAGAGTGAATTACCTTAGTTGCCTTTAAGGGTAAAAACGCACCTGCACCAAACCACCTgttgcaatgtttatttaaataactttaataCTTTGACAACGCTATAGCAACGgaactaaacaaaatatcaacacacagtttatttttactcttattgcagtaatacaatacactgggaggctgtgtggtccagtggttaaagaaaagggcttgtaaccaggaggtccccggttcaaatcccacctcagccactgactcattgtgtgaccctgagcaagtcacttaacctccttgtgctccgtctttcgggtgagacgtagttgtaagtgaccctgcagctgatgcatagctcacacgccttggataaaggcgtctgctaaataaacatataattttCTGAGCAGAGCTgcgttgtttgaatgagagatcgtTCAATATCAGCGagagactaataatcacagttaagTTGAAACGTGTAAAAGCCACGCAGTTAAATACAGTTACCTGAAACTCAGTTAGACCGCTGTGCCAAACAACTCCGGTATCGTGAATGAGTAAAAGCGAGACCAAGACAAAAGACCGGAATAAACCAACTCCGATCGTCCCGAAAACCAGTGTACAGATAATTCAAGAGTAACAAAACACATGATCGACACCTAACAGTCAATCTGTTTAAAGGTTAACCCTTCACCAGCTGTCAATTGTTGACTATTTATTTCAATCGTAGCTTCTATTTTCCTAAGGATTTCTACGCGTCTGGTCACGTGATAGTACAGGGGCGCACGTTCTCATCTGAAGTAGTTTCTCCTGCTAGAAAACGTTTTCTTCCGAGTCAAATTGTGgttcatatttctaaataaaaaaaataaaaaacgttatgctgttgattaatgattaattaatattgaTAAATTAGTTTGGGCATtgcgttcttcctgagtttcaggtaactGTGTTTAACTGGGTAGCTTTTACACTTTTAAAACTTACCTGTGATTAATTCACTCTCTATTTGTATCTGTTAAAACATTTTCATCGCCCGGGTGTCTGTGGGCAGTTCAGCCTGAGCAGATGCAGAAATTACATAAAATTCGCAGCTAGGCACTTCGcgaactatattattatttaacaatgtaatcaaagaaacttctaaatgacatcgcaaaagtctaccatgcATGGAGTGTGTTATAACGCTTataaagactcctattgcacagcagtgtgatccagtccaggtttcaccaccagcttgatcagcccccagtgtgtctagctaacaagctcaggtgtgtctgattattaaaaactcatttatttaaaaactcacagtaaaaccaggactggatcgcactgctatgcaatgggagtgttaaGTTACTGCCCTCTGTGCTGTACTACAGAAACAGCAGAACATCAATGACCCAGAAGCCTGtactatatataaacaaaattcAAACGGCGGCCAATGCAGCATGCCATTATTTGAAAGAAATCATTTAAAAGGCACATGGGTTAATCGTGCAGGATTGCGCCTTTGTCCGACATGCGAGAATTAACCAATGTGAAAATCATTAACCGTATGAAAGACAAACATACACGTTATTGACAACAGTGTCGTCGCTCCTTTAAGTCTTGAGAAACAAGAGCGGACCAGGcgtgggttgggttgggttaatGTTTAATACAAGCGAATCTTATTAAGCTGTCTGCTTACAATCGGCGATGTGCAAAACACAGTGTGTTCCTAAAACAGACGCACACGGAAAACAACTATTtctaacagcagtgtggagtagtggttagggctctggactcttgaccggagggttgtgggttcaatcccaggtgggggacactgctgttgtgcccttgagcaaggtactttacctagattgctccagtaaaaacccaactgtataaatgggcaattgtatgtaaaaataatgtgataactgtataatgtgaaataatgtatactgtgataccttgtaacaattgtaagtcgccctggataagggcgtctgctaagaaatgaataataataattctcacaagttaaaaaataaacgtaCAGGTAAAGTTATATTAATAAATGATGCGCAGAAGTTTGATGTGAATTTAAAGTGAACACATTCTCAATTTTTAATAGAAAAGTTTGTGTTGGGTTATTCAAAAGACAACACGGACTTGCCTTTGGTCTtccaaaataacatttaaaaaaagccacGGTTCAGGAAGTTAAacataattattaaacacatgaatcagaattattaaacaagtgaTCCAtacgtgtattttatttttgaataatattaataaactaCTGCTAATTTGTTAAGTacttaaatgaataaaaaattagaaaaaccgggacgttttttttttaaaaataattgaccGGGACAAGAACACAAAATGAAGGCTTGGGACGCTCCCAGCTTCCCCGGGACGTCACCCCCTACCATCCCCAAACAATTCAAACTTACCTGTAGCGCCGCCTCCCCCCCAGATATCATCGATCCGTGGAAAGGCATCATCCCTGATCGATACACTGCGATCGGTCCCATCCTCCTGGATGATCAGATGCGACGTTTCGGGATCTGCAAGCGTGCCGCAGTCCCGGTTAATCAAGATGGGCAAACAATGGGCAAAACTGGCCGCGTTGTACTCGGTCCCAGCCTCGGTCACTTGGTCCCCAAGGAAGGAGACACACGGTTCGTCCACGTTTAGTCCACGGTCCTTAGGATGCGGGACAAAAGCCGGGTTGTTGTTGTTTGTCCACGACGGCACGCCGAGCTGCTCCGTGAAATGGGGAGCGTGTCGTTTGCTGCTGGTCGTTTTCGCTCGGCTCGTTTTCTCCCGTTCCCGCACCGATTTCAACTCGGTCTCGGTTCTTTTCAGCCTCCGTTTCAGGGTCTGGTTTTCGTTCAGGGTCTCGGCGATCTCGACCTGCAGTCCCGCCAGCTTGGTCCCGACCACCTTGGTGATTTCGCACAGGACCGTCTCCACCGCCGCTTGCACGGCCAGCTCGATGGCGGGGCCGAGCTCGTTTTTAAAaaacgacacggagacgctgacgtccattTTTTCACTTTAATTAAAGGCTGGTTTCAATAAAATCCTCTTTTGTTTTGAGCCCGTTTCCAAAACAAGAGCGACGTTCGCTTTCCGCTTCCGGTTTTTGGATGCGTACCGCGACGTAATCATTCAAACGCAGACGGCgtgttaaaaaatgaatttaaaaagctGTCAAATCAATCTGtttatatgttaaaaaataaacacctccCCAAACACTCGCCTGTAACTTTAGCAATAAACACACCGCTTTAGTGTGTACAACTGGACAGGCTGGAACAGTGACGTCACTTCCGCCCCGTTCAAGACACGCCCATCTATCATTTTAGAAGCGTCCTCTATCTGTAGTCCTTTGTCTGTCTCATTTTTCTGTCGTCTTTATTTATAACTTCCCTTctttcctttatatatttcgtcagtatcctttctctattcagtctcccttcctctttccccagcaagttctttatattgacttcctatacctccatttctctcagcctcctctccattttccttctctgctcctcatatttctcacactttaataaataatgttctactgtttcagctactttacatttttcacactttccatcttcatgtttccccagtcttaaaagatgttcacttaaagggcagcagtgtggagtcgtggtcagggctctggactcttgaccggagggttgtgggttcaatccccagtgggggacactgctgttgtacccttgagcaaggtactttacctagattgctccagtaataacccaattgtataaatgggtaattgtatgtaaaaataatgtgatatctgtaaaatgtgatatgttgtaacaactgtaagtcgccctggataagggcgtctgctaagaaataaataataataataaaagaactctgcccaatccttaacctatccaacgcTCTTTGTTCACCCAGCTGTTGttcacctctttctggatattatgataaaaccttcctttaatgctttcatcccatctctcctgacattcttttactatcatttttttcacatagcCTCCCATTTCCTGCGATCCCAGAGGAATCACCACATCAATTTCCTCTCTTTTTAACCCGTTTTTAACTAGCGCCCTCTATTGGATTTACGCTGTCAGAAACTGATTTTATGCTGTCAGAAACTGTGATTGATTTACGTTTGTCCTATTCTGAGATGTTATTAAACTGGgagtttgtgtgtatatatatatatatatatatatatatatatatatatatatatatatatatatatatatatatatatatatatatatatagagacaaAAGTCCTGTCATGTCTCTTCTTGAACTTCTGATATATACAACACTTAACTTgcatcgggcagcagtgtggagtagtggtgagggctctggactcttgaccggagggtcgtgggttcaatcccaggtgggggacactgctgttgtacccttgagcaaggtactttatctagattgctccagtaaaaacccaactgtataaatggggaattgtatgtaaaaataatgtgatatcttgtaacaattgtaagtcaccctggataagggcgtctgctaagaaataaatattattaatcgGTACCTTAaggcactgttttgtttttaatttatttttatgtattaaagCCCGCCCGCAAACAAAGTCTGGGTCTGCCACGCCCgacaataaaaaatgaaacttttttattactattatttatcgTCAATGTCTTGGCAACTGGTgcttaagtattttattttattttttattttttttttacttctggcGTGTGTTGTTGATTGTGTTATCGTTGAAAGAAATACGAATTTAAATGACTGCAAATCCCCGTTTGATACGTCACCGAAGCCCTGCTTATCACCTGACTCGGTCACATGACACGTTTTGCATTCCGCAGCGACGGAGCTCTGCGTGCATGGAATCGGTCTCCTTGCTTTAAATCTGTTATAGACTGTGTGCTCGCTGGTACTAGGGGGAAATATTCAGCACTATCTTGGAAAACATTAATTCTGCACAGCGTTAAACACACACATCAGCAACGATGatgataagggcagcagtgtggagtagtgtttagggctctggactcttgaccggagggtcgtgggttcaatcccaggtgggggacactgctgctgtacccttgagcaaggtactttacctagattgctccagtaaaaacccaactttatgaatgggtaattgtatgtaaaaataatgtgatatcttgtaacaattgtatgtcgccctggataagggcgtctgctaagaaatgcaaaaataaagatCTCAATTAACGTCATGGATcgaattatttgttaaattgggacatatttaatatttttttcaagttttttttttttactgtacagttgATAATTTGTCCAATAAATTAATCCTAATAATTAGACCGATGACGTAATTGTGAGCAGGAGTTGACATCTCTGACCTCACGTTACTTTGGGCAGGGGCGATCATAATTATATTTATTAACTtacagtttttttatatatatcgtTTTAACAGCGACTTTTTACAGAAAGTTGGCTTCTGgtttttaaaataagtgtctgtgaTGTCTGTTTGAATTAGGGAGtattttacagctatggccaaaacttttCCATCAcctagaaactacaaaatgatatcgcaataaaagtctaccggaagccataatagcagtacagcagtatttcaggttagatttcgaaatgtcacattttttcaatttgtcagtttttttgttaagtggATATTTTGACTTGGCTCACTGCACTTTTTATTTTACCATCTTAAAAATATCATTCAAATCTATTATCTTCtttgagggagggagcagtttgatctttgtgcctcaagcctgccctggactggagggagcaccctttctcttaggggggtgagggagggagcagcagTCAGTCTCAGTGCCCTcttcctccctccttccctcccctcccctcccctccctccccttcacttcccctcccccctcctcaggAGGTGGAATTCTAGGATTCTATTGCATCACTTGTGCAGTAGTAAAAAGTTTCATGACTGAATTGATCAGAAAGgcttgtgttgtttttattttatttttaatagaaaCATTCCAACAGAAATAAGGAAACAGCTTTCAAAGCATCTTGTGACAAAGCCAGGACCCCCCTGAACCCCCACCAGGTCACACTCTGAATCAGCACAGAGGCGACACGCCTACACACACAAAGATGAGAAGCCCGGCCGTTAACACAGGAACCTCACAGTGTGCACAGACAGACCTTCAAGAACGTGGCACCTGTTTGCCATTTTAAAAAGAGGCACATCGAATTATTACAATGTACAAAAAACATCCTAACTCCTGCATTGAGAGACGCTAGACAAAACCCTGCTGTGATACAGGATTGGTCAACACAGAAAAAGTTTTGCTTAGGCAGGAAAGGTTTCCTCTTGGTAGCATTCTGTTCACATAACAGccgtgtggagtaatggttagggctctggactcttgaccggagggtcatgggttcaatcccaggtgggggacactgctgctgtacccttgagcaaggtactttacctagattgctccagtaaaaacccaactgtataaatgggtaattgtatgtaaaaataatgtgatatcttgtaacaattgtaagtcgccctggctaagggcgtctgctaagaaataataattacaatgtatGGAAGATGTTTAACCATAATGTCTTTCCTTAGATCTGCTTATAGCAGCACAGTCTACTTAGAAACACTAAAGATCGCCTTTCTGTCGTTCTACTTGAAGGACAGGGTGACAGGAGTTTGAACCTCAAAGACAgtgtgaaagttcaaaaataaagcttttacatccaaaaataccaaaataaaccggcacgagggccaaacaaaaagggttttaaacagaaataacagaCAATAAGTGTAGTaaagaaattaagctgacaaatggtttttgattcaaaaacacttacGTACAAGAAAAgcatacctccaatacaatcatataagcacgagaTTTAAACCGAcgttggacaaggcctcagtacagctcagtgcatgtgTTTGTATTAGAAAACACGGATATctatggagtcaattcgaaagagatgaaaagactgacgacactttacaatgtttggcatttacacctttgtaaacacttgttgactccactcgcatttgtcttacttctgtccaatgataagGGTTTCCactatcattgcacattcctgCTGTGGGGGAGAAGGGGGTTGCATGCCATGTTGTGcctagcagggcgcatccatcttaCCTTTCatttcccctcccccctctcacaCTATCTCAtagggcagaagtgtggagtagtggttagggctctggactcttgaccggagggtcgtgggttaaatccccagtgggggacactgctgctgtacccttgagcaaggtactttacctagattgctccagtaaaaacccaactgtataaatgggcaattgtatgtaaaaataatgtgatatcttgtaacaattgtaagtcgccctggataagggcgtctgctaagaaataaataataataataataatatctctgcCTTTCAGCGTTTAGCTCTGACTTCCCGTCGTGTTAAGCTATGCAAAActacatattaaaataataaccaaACCACATACACagaatttaaacataatgattaaaaacagctcaactataaaagaaaaacacacacaatgtaaaacttataacaacataattaatacctcatgcagaaagccatcactacataagaaccaaaacaaaacttacaaaaaataaggcttccaggctgggcgtgaccttcactggattcaaaaacgaacagaaaaacagcacacacaaaagaaaCTCACTCTTACTTCCTCAGCTACTCTCCTCTTTCTAGAACTCTccctactgggaggctgagg
Coding sequences within:
- the LOC117407747 gene encoding zinc finger protein 23-like isoform X2, whose product is MDVSVSVSFFKNELGPAIELAVQAAVETVLCEITKVVGTKLAGLQVEIAETLNENQTLKRRLKRTETELKSVREREKTSRAKTTSSKRHAPHFTEQLGVPSWTNNNNPAFVPHPKDRGLNVDEPCVSFLGDQVTEAGTEYNAASFAHCLPILINRDCGTLADPETSHLIIQEDGTDRSVSIRDDAFPRIDDIWGGGGATDAGTVNQLSYPSPSSMETRYIKEEISQIELITIKEEIPGLNPDPCDEEARSASADRLSDAASSFQASNPSPEINSAFTSDEFAVQRRLQIPEGDLPNACRECGASFRYSSSLKRHQRIHTAEKPFHCTVCGKSFKSGGNLRTHQQVHRGKKPYHCQECGSSFKELLHLEKHRRVHTRETPYRCQVCRKSFIRLGTLHIHQRIHTGEKPYHCTECGKSFRHSDCLKKHLRIHTGEKPYQCAECGESFSRLDYLKKHQQVHKGN